One window of the Mycobacterium sp. SVM_VP21 genome contains the following:
- a CDS encoding DUF6285 domain-containing protein produces MSAGRRPTAAELVAAVTEFLDTALVNRDEHAATDSQVRFHARVAANALRIVERELRDTTGGVVAEALAGLGFADEEELAAAIRAGELDDRPEALTACLYTLVEHRLAIDHPGYTR; encoded by the coding sequence GTGAGCGCCGGGCGCCGCCCCACCGCGGCCGAACTCGTTGCCGCGGTCACCGAGTTCCTCGACACGGCGCTGGTCAATCGTGACGAACACGCCGCCACCGACAGCCAGGTCAGGTTTCACGCGCGAGTGGCGGCCAACGCACTGCGAATCGTCGAACGGGAGTTGCGCGACACCACCGGTGGCGTCGTCGCCGAGGCCCTGGCCGGGCTGGGGTTCGCCGACGAGGAAGAGCTGGCCGCCGCCATCCGGGCCGGTGAACTCGACGACCGGCCCGAGGCGCTCACCGCCTGCCTGTACACCCTGGTGGAGCATCGGCTGGCGATTGACCATCCGGGATACACCCGATAG
- a CDS encoding alpha/beta fold hydrolase, translating into MTAKHDYDRIPYLIAYQNNSGVRDVYGGVAELVVLESYLLRPKDAPSDTVLVFMHPIGGGAYLPMVNALARAGHHVIYCNSRFRGTDSALLMEKVVEDLGQCIADAKNRLGYAKVVLAGWSGGGSLSLFYQQQAQHPTVTASPSGDGPDLTKLNLIPADGVMLLAAHISRHGTLTEWLDASILDESDPTKRDPELDLYNPDNPNQPPYSAEFLDRYRAAQIDRNRRITGWVKAKLAEFIEAGLPDQEFGFVVHGTMADPRWLDPAVDPNDRTPGSCYLGEPAVVNMSPVGLARFCTLRSWLSQWSYDDAHGDGVNCGRDIAVPTLVIGNMADDACTPSHTRRLFEAIGTSDKAMHEIPGANHYYAGPDQRDALRQAVTIVSDWLAQHDFVGSSA; encoded by the coding sequence ATGACCGCCAAGCACGACTACGATCGAATCCCCTACCTGATTGCCTACCAGAACAATTCGGGCGTCCGCGACGTCTACGGCGGGGTCGCCGAACTGGTGGTGCTGGAGAGCTACCTACTGCGGCCGAAGGACGCGCCGAGCGACACCGTGCTGGTGTTCATGCACCCGATCGGAGGCGGCGCCTACCTTCCAATGGTCAATGCCTTGGCCCGCGCCGGGCACCACGTCATCTACTGCAACAGTCGATTCCGCGGCACCGACTCAGCGCTGCTGATGGAGAAGGTGGTCGAAGACCTCGGCCAGTGCATCGCCGACGCCAAGAACCGACTCGGCTACGCCAAGGTGGTGCTGGCCGGATGGAGCGGCGGAGGCTCGCTGTCGCTGTTCTACCAACAGCAGGCACAGCACCCGACGGTGACCGCGAGCCCGTCCGGTGACGGACCCGACCTGACCAAGCTGAACCTGATCCCGGCCGACGGCGTGATGCTGCTTGCCGCACACATCAGCCGCCACGGCACGCTGACTGAATGGCTGGACGCCTCGATTCTCGACGAGTCCGACCCAACCAAACGCGACCCGGAACTAGATCTCTACAACCCGGACAACCCCAACCAACCGCCCTACAGCGCGGAGTTCCTGGACCGCTACCGGGCCGCCCAGATCGACCGCAATCGCCGGATCACCGGCTGGGTCAAGGCGAAGCTCGCCGAGTTCATCGAGGCCGGCCTGCCCGATCAGGAGTTCGGGTTCGTCGTGCACGGCACCATGGCCGACCCGCGCTGGCTGGATCCCGCGGTCGACCCCAACGACCGCACCCCCGGCAGCTGCTACCTGGGCGAGCCCGCGGTGGTGAACATGAGCCCGGTCGGGTTGGCACGGTTCTGCACACTACGCAGCTGGCTGTCGCAGTGGAGCTACGACGACGCCCACGGCGACGGAGTGAACTGCGGCCGCGACATCGCAGTGCCCACCCTGGTGATCGGCAACATGGCCGACGACGCCTGCACACCCAGCCACACCCGCCGGCTCTTCGAGGCGATCGGCACCAGCGACAAGGCGATGCACGAAATCCCCGGAGCCAACCACTATTACGCCGGACCGGATCAGCGCGATGCGCTGCGACAGGCCGTGACGATCGTCAGTGATTGGCTGGCCCAGCATGATTTCGTAGGCTCGTCGGCATGA
- a CDS encoding hydroxymethylglutaryl-CoA lyase, whose protein sequence is MSTLPGQVTIREVALRDGLQIEAPIPLSAKLELLAAIAATGVREVEVTSFVSPTKVPALADAAELAAELWRYPELEFSALVASPGGAARAVAAGLKSIEYVVCASDAFSTANVGRPTEAAVAAITDIAGIAHDASASVEVIIATAWDCPFDGPTDPGRVTDIAASATAFGVDRIAIADTIGTATPRRVTDLIKAVQPIIGDIPLGAHFHNTRGSGLACAYAAVQAGITRLDASAGGLGGCPFAPGATGNIATEDLVYLLGDSGVDTGIDLDAAIAAAGVASTVVGHGLPSALLAAGDRKRV, encoded by the coding sequence GTGAGCACACTGCCCGGCCAGGTCACGATCCGCGAGGTCGCGCTGCGCGACGGTCTGCAGATCGAAGCACCGATCCCGTTGAGCGCCAAGCTCGAACTGCTGGCCGCGATCGCCGCGACCGGTGTCCGCGAGGTCGAGGTGACCTCATTCGTCTCCCCGACCAAAGTTCCGGCGCTCGCGGACGCCGCCGAGCTGGCTGCCGAGCTGTGGCGTTACCCCGAACTGGAGTTCTCCGCCCTGGTCGCCAGCCCCGGTGGCGCAGCCCGGGCGGTAGCCGCCGGCCTGAAGTCCATCGAGTACGTGGTGTGCGCCTCGGATGCCTTCAGCACCGCCAACGTCGGGCGCCCCACCGAAGCGGCCGTCGCCGCGATCACCGACATCGCCGGTATCGCCCATGACGCCAGCGCTTCGGTGGAGGTCATCATCGCCACCGCATGGGACTGCCCGTTCGACGGCCCGACGGATCCCGGCCGCGTCACCGATATCGCGGCCTCGGCAACCGCTTTCGGGGTCGACCGGATCGCCATCGCCGACACGATCGGCACGGCCACCCCTCGGCGCGTCACCGATCTGATCAAGGCGGTGCAGCCGATCATCGGTGACATCCCGCTGGGAGCGCACTTCCACAACACCCGCGGCTCCGGGCTGGCCTGCGCCTACGCGGCGGTGCAAGCCGGAATCACCCGGCTCGACGCCTCGGCCGGCGGCCTGGGCGGCTGCCCGTTCGCCCCGGGCGCCACCGGCAATATCGCCACCGAGGACCTGGTCTACCTGCTCGGCGACAGCGGCGTCGACACCGGTATCGATCTGGACGCCGCCATCGCCGCGGCCGGCGTGGCCAGCACCGTGGTCGGCCACGGGCTGCCCAGCGCGCTGCTGGCCGCCGGAGACCGGAAGCGGGTCTGA
- a CDS encoding TetR/AcrR family transcriptional regulator, whose translation MSTQRELSSKGRLTRGAIEQAARELFAERGFHGTTLADITSAAGKSTAVLYRYFRDKEDLLAALAESFLTQVVEPSGLKMRLPESPEDTEFFSSVVSAYWAMFKPNIGVMIAVAQLAATSERFAALQNEFRRFGMEIVTASVRRAQQQGYGTELDPDHIAAAIALLFENFTVVFVGPSGPGWRISDSDAIETLSTIWRKTLYGR comes from the coding sequence ATGTCCACCCAGCGTGAGCTCAGTTCGAAGGGACGCCTGACGCGCGGTGCGATCGAGCAGGCCGCCCGAGAACTGTTTGCCGAACGCGGATTTCACGGCACCACACTGGCCGACATCACATCGGCCGCCGGAAAGTCCACGGCGGTGCTCTACCGGTACTTCCGCGACAAGGAAGATCTGCTGGCCGCGTTGGCCGAGTCGTTTCTGACCCAGGTGGTCGAGCCGTCCGGACTCAAGATGCGGCTGCCGGAGTCCCCGGAGGACACCGAGTTCTTCTCCTCGGTGGTCAGCGCCTATTGGGCCATGTTCAAACCGAACATCGGCGTCATGATCGCGGTCGCACAGCTGGCGGCGACCAGCGAGCGATTCGCCGCGCTGCAGAACGAGTTCCGCAGGTTCGGTATGGAGATCGTCACCGCCTCGGTGCGACGCGCACAGCAGCAGGGCTATGGCACCGAGCTCGACCCCGACCACATCGCGGCGGCCATCGCGCTGCTGTTCGAGAATTTCACCGTCGTGTTCGTCGGCCCGTCGGGGCCGGGATGGCGGATCAGTGACAGCGACGCCATCGAGACGCTGTCGACGATCTGGAGAAAGACCCTGTACGGCCGTTGA
- a CDS encoding NADH-quinone oxidoreductase subunit A, whose protein sequence is MNLYLPILVLAALAAGFAVFSVVATALVGPSRYNRSKLEAYECGIEPTDQPVSGPHAPPGQRFPVKYYLTAMLFIVFDIEIVFLYPWAVAFDGLGVFALIEMVLFAVIVFVAYAYVWRRGGLNWD, encoded by the coding sequence ATGAACCTCTACCTGCCGATCCTGGTCCTCGCCGCGCTCGCCGCCGGTTTCGCCGTATTTTCCGTGGTCGCCACCGCTCTGGTGGGTCCCTCGCGCTACAACCGGTCGAAACTAGAAGCCTACGAGTGCGGCATCGAACCCACAGACCAGCCGGTCAGCGGGCCGCACGCCCCGCCCGGGCAGCGCTTCCCGGTGAAGTACTACCTGACCGCGATGCTGTTCATCGTCTTCGACATCGAGATCGTTTTTCTCTACCCCTGGGCGGTTGCCTTCGACGGGCTCGGAGTGTTCGCCCTCATCGAAATGGTGCTGTTCGCCGTCATCGTGTTCGTCGCCTACGCGTACGTCTGGCGGCGCGGCGGCCTGAATTGGGATTGA
- a CDS encoding NADH-quinone oxidoreductase subunit B, giving the protein MGLEEQLPSGLLLSTVEDLAGYFRTGSLWPATFGLACCAIEMMSTMAPDYDLSRFGMEVFRASPRQADLMIVAGRVSQKMAPVLRQIYDQMVEPKWVLSMGVCASSGGMFNNYAIVQGVDHVVPVDIYLPGCPPRPEMLMYAILKLHEKIRSMPLGANREQVITETEQAALSAPSTWELRGLLR; this is encoded by the coding sequence ATGGGATTAGAAGAGCAACTGCCGAGCGGGCTCCTGCTGTCCACCGTGGAAGACCTGGCCGGGTACTTCCGCACCGGGTCGCTGTGGCCGGCGACCTTCGGCCTGGCCTGTTGTGCGATCGAGATGATGTCGACGATGGCGCCCGACTACGACCTGTCCCGATTCGGGATGGAGGTGTTCCGAGCCTCACCGCGTCAGGCCGATCTGATGATCGTGGCAGGCCGGGTCAGCCAGAAGATGGCACCGGTGCTGCGCCAGATCTACGACCAGATGGTGGAGCCCAAATGGGTGCTGTCGATGGGTGTGTGCGCGTCGTCGGGCGGGATGTTCAACAACTACGCGATCGTGCAGGGCGTGGACCATGTCGTCCCGGTCGACATCTACCTGCCCGGTTGTCCGCCCCGACCGGAGATGCTGATGTACGCAATCCTCAAGCTGCACGAGAAGATTCGTTCGATGCCCTTGGGCGCCAACCGGGAACAGGTGATCACCGAGACCGAGCAGGCGGCCCTATCGGCCCCGTCCACCTGGGAGCTGAGGGGGTTGCTGCGGTGA
- a CDS encoding acyl-CoA dehydrogenase family protein: MDFTLPEHLPGVLAEMDDFIEREIAPLQAEHMQYFDHRREFARTDVERGGIPRREWEELLDEMRRRADDAGWLRYGLPASLGGRDGSNVDMAVIREHLAHKGLGLHNDLQDESSIVGNFPQVIMMERFGTDEQRREFSQAMITGERSMAFGLTEPEHGSDATWLETRAELDGDTWVINGAKRFNTGVHRATHDLVFARTSGEAGSARGITAFLVPTDTPGFTIPFYWWTFNMPTDHGEVELRNVRVPAEAVLGEVDGGLDVAQTFLHENRIRQAASSLGAAQYCIDRAAEYARQRTVFGKPLSVNQAVQWPLAELQTEAQMVRLLVNYAAWHLDRDHHLEVSDKVSMANYRANRLVCEAADRAIQIHGGIGYTRHEQFEHIYRHHRRYRITEGAEEIQIRRVAQRLFGFDRRP, encoded by the coding sequence ATGGATTTCACACTGCCCGAACACCTTCCCGGGGTGCTCGCCGAGATGGACGACTTCATCGAGCGCGAGATCGCACCGCTGCAGGCCGAGCACATGCAGTATTTCGACCACCGGCGCGAGTTTGCCCGCACCGACGTGGAGCGCGGCGGCATCCCGCGACGCGAGTGGGAAGAGCTGCTCGACGAGATGCGCCGCCGTGCTGACGACGCGGGCTGGCTGCGGTACGGGTTGCCGGCCTCCCTGGGTGGCCGAGACGGATCCAACGTCGACATGGCGGTGATCCGGGAACACCTGGCCCACAAGGGCCTCGGCCTGCACAACGATCTGCAGGACGAGTCGTCGATCGTCGGGAACTTCCCGCAGGTGATCATGATGGAGCGGTTCGGCACCGACGAGCAACGCCGCGAGTTCTCCCAAGCCATGATCACCGGCGAACGGTCGATGGCCTTCGGTTTGACCGAACCCGAGCACGGCTCGGATGCGACGTGGCTGGAAACCCGCGCCGAACTCGACGGTGACACGTGGGTGATCAACGGCGCCAAACGGTTCAACACCGGAGTGCATCGTGCCACCCACGACCTGGTGTTTGCCCGCACCTCCGGCGAGGCGGGCTCGGCGCGCGGCATCACCGCGTTCCTGGTGCCCACCGACACCCCGGGATTCACCATCCCGTTCTACTGGTGGACCTTCAACATGCCTACCGACCACGGCGAGGTCGAACTCCGCAATGTGCGGGTGCCCGCCGAAGCCGTGCTCGGCGAGGTCGACGGCGGGTTGGACGTGGCCCAGACCTTCCTGCACGAAAACCGGATCCGCCAGGCCGCCTCCAGCCTGGGCGCCGCGCAGTACTGCATCGACCGGGCCGCCGAATACGCCCGGCAACGCACCGTGTTCGGAAAGCCGCTGTCGGTCAACCAGGCGGTGCAGTGGCCGCTGGCCGAATTGCAGACCGAGGCTCAGATGGTGCGACTGCTGGTGAACTATGCGGCCTGGCACCTGGACCGCGACCACCACCTGGAGGTCTCCGACAAGGTATCGATGGCCAACTACCGTGCCAACCGGCTGGTGTGCGAAGCCGCCGACCGTGCCATCCAGATTCACGGCGGAATCGGCTACACCCGCCACGAACAGTTCGAGCACATCTATCGACACCATCGCCGATACCGGATCACCGAGGGCGCCGAGGAGATCCAGATCCGTCGGGTCGCGCAGCGACTGTTCGGGTTCGATAGGCGGCCATGA
- the nuoE gene encoding NADH-quinone oxidoreductase subunit NuoE: protein MPPTAGTDGNRVFLQLGRQPEEPNQFNHPGAPTTYSPDVRAQLEADAKEIIGRYPQPRSAILPLLHLVQSQDTYVTPAGLSFVAELLGLTSADVAGVASFYSMYRRDPTGKYLVGVCTNTLCAVMGGDAIYDGLKEHLGVGNDQTTADGSVTLQHIECNAACDYAPVVMVNWEFFDNQTPESARELVDKLRDDAEVRPTRGMPLCSFAATERILAGFPDDRSDDGQGGAGAATLAGLQVARERGMTAPEPGSNADRGAK from the coding sequence ATGCCGCCGACCGCCGGGACCGACGGCAACCGAGTCTTTCTGCAGCTGGGCCGACAGCCCGAGGAACCCAACCAGTTCAACCACCCCGGCGCGCCGACCACCTACTCCCCCGACGTGCGGGCCCAACTGGAGGCCGACGCCAAGGAGATCATCGGCCGCTACCCGCAGCCACGCTCGGCGATCCTGCCGCTGCTGCATCTGGTGCAATCGCAGGACACCTACGTCACCCCGGCCGGCCTGTCGTTCGTCGCAGAGCTGCTCGGACTGACCAGCGCCGACGTCGCCGGAGTCGCGTCGTTCTACTCGATGTACCGGCGTGATCCCACCGGCAAGTACCTGGTCGGCGTCTGCACCAACACGCTGTGCGCGGTGATGGGCGGCGACGCCATCTACGACGGCCTCAAGGAGCACTTGGGCGTCGGAAACGATCAGACCACCGCGGACGGTTCGGTCACCCTGCAGCACATCGAGTGCAATGCCGCCTGCGATTACGCGCCGGTGGTGATGGTCAACTGGGAGTTCTTCGACAACCAGACTCCGGAATCGGCACGCGAATTGGTCGACAAGTTGCGTGACGACGCCGAGGTGCGGCCCACCCGCGGGATGCCGCTGTGCAGTTTCGCGGCCACCGAGCGGATTCTCGCCGGCTTCCCCGACGATCGCTCCGACGACGGCCAAGGCGGTGCCGGCGCGGCGACGCTGGCCGGCCTGCAAGTGGCCCGCGAACGTGGGATGACGGCACCGGAGCCCGGCAGCAACGCCGATAGGGGTGCGAAATGA
- a CDS encoding CoA transferase, producing the protein MNTTGALDGIRVLELGTLISGPFAGRLLGDMGADVIKIELPGKPDPLRTWGQAELDGHHFFWTVHARNKKAVTLDLRTERGRELFLELVDKSDIVVENFRPGTLERWGLGFDVLRQRNKGIILVRVSGYGQTGPDAHKAGYASVAEAASGLRHMNGFPGGPPPRLALSLGDSLAGMFAAQGALAALYRRTVTGEGQVVDVALTESCLAIQESTIPDYDVGGVVRGPSGTRLEGIAPSNIYQSADGSWVVIAANQDSVFARLCQAMGRPELTTDPRFADHGARGRNQDELDSIIGDWAAQRAPDAIIATLSDAGVISGPINTVAEVVKDPQLWARGMLAEHWDEGAERTVLGPGVMPVLSESPGTIRNAGSARPGQHNDEVYAGLLGKTSAQMDALRTEGVL; encoded by the coding sequence ATGAACACCACTGGTGCGCTGGACGGCATCCGGGTTCTGGAGCTCGGCACGCTGATCTCCGGGCCGTTCGCCGGGCGACTGCTCGGCGACATGGGCGCTGACGTCATCAAGATCGAGCTGCCCGGCAAGCCCGACCCGCTGCGCACCTGGGGACAGGCCGAGCTCGACGGGCACCACTTCTTCTGGACCGTACACGCCCGCAACAAGAAGGCCGTGACCCTCGACCTGCGCACCGAACGCGGCCGCGAGCTGTTCCTCGAGCTCGTCGACAAGTCCGACATCGTCGTGGAGAACTTTCGCCCCGGCACGCTGGAACGCTGGGGCCTGGGCTTTGACGTGCTGCGTCAGCGCAATAAGGGCATCATCTTGGTGCGGGTGTCCGGCTACGGACAGACCGGGCCGGACGCCCACAAGGCCGGCTACGCCTCGGTCGCCGAGGCAGCCAGCGGACTGCGGCACATGAACGGGTTTCCCGGCGGCCCGCCGCCGCGGCTGGCCCTGTCCCTGGGCGACAGCCTCGCGGGCATGTTCGCCGCCCAAGGTGCCCTAGCCGCCCTCTACCGTCGCACGGTCACCGGCGAAGGCCAGGTGGTCGATGTCGCGCTCACCGAATCCTGTTTGGCCATCCAGGAATCCACCATCCCCGACTACGACGTCGGCGGAGTGGTCCGCGGACCGTCGGGCACCCGGCTCGAAGGCATCGCCCCGTCGAACATCTACCAATCGGCCGACGGCAGCTGGGTGGTGATCGCCGCCAACCAGGACAGTGTGTTCGCCCGGCTCTGCCAGGCCATGGGCCGGCCGGAGCTGACGACCGATCCGCGGTTCGCCGATCACGGTGCACGCGGCCGCAATCAGGATGAGTTGGACTCGATCATCGGCGACTGGGCGGCGCAGCGGGCGCCCGATGCCATCATCGCGACGCTCAGTGATGCCGGGGTGATCTCCGGGCCCATCAACACCGTCGCCGAAGTCGTCAAAGACCCGCAACTGTGGGCACGCGGCATGCTCGCCGAGCACTGGGACGAAGGCGCCGAGCGCACCGTGCTGGGACCCGGCGTCATGCCCGTGCTCTCGGAGAGCCCCGGCACCATCCGCAACGCCGGATCGGCCCGGCCTGGCCAGCACAACGACGAGGTCTACGCCGGCCTGCTCGGCAAGACCAGCGCGCAGATGGACGCGCTACGCACCGAGGGGGTGCTGTGA
- a CDS encoding NADH-quinone oxidoreductase subunit C, with protein sequence MSEASDADRNGPEDVIKVRHGLFGATGTGDTSGYGRLVTEAALPGETPRPYGGYFDELVDTLTAALQRNGIEFTDAIEKVVVYRDELTLYVPRAQLPAVAQLLRDEPELRFELSLGVSGVHYPGDADRELHAVYPLRSITHNRRVRLEVAAPDADPHIPSLFAIYPTTDWHERETYDFFGIIFDGHPSLTRIEMPDDWHGHPQRKDYPLGGIPVEYKGAQIPPPDQRRAYK encoded by the coding sequence GTGAGCGAGGCAAGCGATGCGGACCGAAACGGACCCGAGGACGTCATCAAGGTCCGCCACGGCCTGTTCGGCGCGACGGGCACCGGCGATACGTCGGGATACGGACGCCTCGTTACCGAGGCCGCACTCCCCGGCGAGACCCCACGGCCCTACGGCGGGTACTTCGACGAACTCGTCGACACCCTCACCGCCGCCCTGCAGCGCAACGGAATCGAGTTTACCGACGCCATCGAGAAAGTCGTGGTCTACCGCGACGAGCTGACCCTCTACGTGCCTCGCGCGCAGCTGCCGGCGGTGGCCCAGCTGCTGCGTGACGAGCCGGAGCTGCGCTTCGAACTGAGTCTCGGGGTCTCCGGTGTGCACTACCCCGGCGACGCCGACCGTGAGTTGCACGCGGTATATCCGCTGCGATCCATCACCCACAACCGCCGCGTCCGCCTGGAAGTCGCTGCCCCCGATGCGGATCCGCACATTCCGTCGCTGTTTGCGATCTACCCCACCACCGACTGGCATGAGCGGGAGACCTACGACTTCTTCGGGATCATCTTTGACGGCCACCCGTCGCTGACCCGGATCGAGATGCCCGACGACTGGCACGGTCACCCGCAGCGCAAGGACTACCCATTGGGCGGCATCCCGGTCGAGTACAAGGGCGCACAGATACCGCCGCCGGACCAGCGGAGGGCTTACAAGTAA
- a CDS encoding NADH-quinone oxidoreductase subunit D, whose translation MSTDTPHTILNVGGQEWDQVVEAAKAADPGERIVVNMGPQHPSTHGVLRLILELEGETVTEARCGIGYLHTGIEKNLESRYWTQGVTFVTRMDYLSPFFNETAYCLGVEKLLGITDDIPERASVIRVLMMELNRMSSHLVALATGGMELGALTVMLFGFRERELVLDIFEAITGLRMNHQYVRPGGVSVDLPDDAVPMIRDFLKLMPKRLKDIEDLLTENYIWRARTKGVGYLDLTGCMALGITGPVLRSTGLPYDVRRAEPYCGYQDYEFEVITDDGCDAYGRYLIRIAEIKESLKIVEQCVERLAKLHGQPVMVSDRKIAWPADLTIGPDGQGNSREHIGWIMGHSMEGLIHHFKRVTEDLWVPPGQVFVSVESPRGELGVHMVSDGGTRPYRVHYRDPSFTNLQAVAAMSEGGLIADVIAAVASIDPVMGGVDR comes from the coding sequence ATGAGCACCGATACACCGCACACCATCCTCAACGTCGGTGGGCAGGAATGGGATCAGGTGGTCGAGGCCGCCAAGGCCGCCGACCCCGGCGAACGCATTGTCGTCAATATGGGGCCCCAACACCCGTCGACGCACGGCGTGCTGCGGCTGATCCTCGAGCTCGAGGGCGAGACGGTGACCGAAGCCCGTTGCGGCATCGGCTATCTGCACACCGGCATCGAGAAGAATCTGGAAAGTCGCTACTGGACCCAGGGCGTCACGTTCGTGACCCGGATGGACTATCTGTCGCCGTTCTTCAACGAGACCGCCTACTGCCTCGGCGTGGAGAAGCTGCTGGGTATCACCGACGACATCCCCGAACGCGCCAGTGTCATCCGGGTTTTGATGATGGAACTCAACCGGATGTCCTCGCATCTGGTCGCGCTCGCGACCGGCGGCATGGAGCTCGGCGCGCTCACGGTGATGCTGTTCGGTTTCCGGGAACGGGAGCTGGTGCTCGACATCTTCGAGGCGATCACCGGGCTGCGGATGAACCACCAGTATGTCCGGCCCGGCGGCGTGTCGGTGGATCTGCCCGATGACGCGGTCCCCATGATTCGTGATTTCCTCAAGCTGATGCCCAAGCGACTCAAGGACATCGAGGACCTGCTGACCGAAAACTACATCTGGAGGGCCCGCACCAAGGGCGTGGGCTACCTAGACCTGACCGGATGCATGGCGTTGGGCATCACCGGTCCGGTGCTGCGCTCGACGGGCCTGCCCTATGACGTGCGACGTGCGGAGCCCTACTGCGGCTACCAGGACTACGAGTTCGAGGTCATCACCGACGACGGCTGTGATGCCTACGGCCGCTACCTGATCCGCATCGCAGAGATCAAGGAGTCCCTGAAAATCGTCGAACAGTGTGTAGAAAGGTTGGCCAAGCTGCACGGACAGCCAGTGATGGTTTCCGACCGCAAGATCGCCTGGCCTGCCGACCTGACCATCGGCCCGGACGGGCAGGGTAACTCCCGTGAACACATCGGCTGGATCATGGGCCACTCGATGGAAGGTCTGATCCACCACTTCAAGCGGGTCACCGAGGATTTGTGGGTGCCGCCGGGGCAGGTGTTCGTCTCGGTCGAGTCGCCCCGCGGCGAACTGGGGGTGCACATGGTCAGCGACGGCGGTACCCGCCCCTACCGAGTGCACTACCGGGATCCGTCGTTTACCAATCTGCAGGCGGTGGCCGCCATGAGCGAGGGCGGGCTGATCGCCGACGTGATCGCCGCGGTCGCCAGCATCGACCCCGTCATGGGCGGGGTGGACCGATGA
- a CDS encoding phosphotransferase family protein, with protein sequence MKPGGPADQLADRLADVLTPVLGPVTVEGLRALTGGASRVTWAFDAVTDTRGRRSLILRTGPIEELYASMELEAQAQRAAGEAGAPVPNVLVADNSPAALGNPYLICDLIDGETVVRRIERQLDAAGREQLLGQCARALGAIHRGDPAGVALSAEDQLSACRAQLDALPDTTAAFEWAFRRLAADRPPPVPTQLVHGDFRMGNLMVSGAGDLAAVLDWELVHLGDGCEDLAWFCLRAWRFGAPRERAAGGLGNIDAFLTAYEQASGHRVDPERFDWWLLLGTLRWGIICRYQAQRHLSGQTRSVELATIGRRVSESEWDVLRLLDGVRP encoded by the coding sequence ATGAAACCGGGTGGGCCCGCCGATCAGCTCGCCGACCGGCTGGCCGATGTGCTGACGCCGGTGTTGGGCCCCGTCACCGTCGAGGGCCTACGCGCCCTGACCGGCGGCGCCAGCCGCGTCACCTGGGCTTTCGATGCCGTCACCGACACCCGGGGCCGCCGGTCGCTGATTCTGCGCACCGGGCCGATCGAGGAGCTCTACGCCAGCATGGAACTCGAGGCGCAGGCCCAGCGCGCCGCCGGCGAGGCCGGCGCACCGGTCCCGAACGTGCTGGTCGCCGATAATTCCCCTGCAGCACTGGGGAATCCGTATCTGATCTGCGACCTGATCGACGGCGAAACGGTGGTTCGCCGTATCGAGCGCCAGCTCGATGCGGCCGGACGCGAACAACTGCTGGGCCAGTGCGCGCGGGCGCTGGGTGCCATCCACCGGGGCGACCCGGCTGGCGTCGCGCTCAGCGCCGAAGACCAGCTATCCGCGTGCCGCGCCCAGCTTGATGCCCTGCCCGACACCACCGCTGCCTTCGAGTGGGCGTTTCGGCGGCTGGCCGCCGATCGTCCACCGCCGGTGCCGACGCAGCTGGTCCACGGCGACTTCCGGATGGGCAACCTGATGGTCTCCGGCGCCGGTGACCTGGCCGCCGTGCTGGACTGGGAGCTGGTGCACCTCGGCGACGGATGCGAGGACTTGGCCTGGTTCTGCCTGCGAGCCTGGCGGTTCGGCGCGCCGCGAGAGCGCGCCGCCGGTGGACTCGGCAATATCGACGCCTTCCTGACCGCCTATGAGCAGGCCAGCGGGCACCGCGTTGATCCGGAACGGTTCGACTGGTGGCTACTGCTGGGCACGCTGCGATGGGGCATCATCTGCCGCTACCAGGCACAGCGTCACCTCAGCGGTCAAACCCGTTCGGTGGAGCTGGCGACCATCGGTCGGCGGGTCTCCGAATCCGAATGGGACGTGCTGCGCCTGCTCGATGGAGTCCGGCCGTGA